The genomic interval GAAGGCACTGCAAGACGAAAACACCGACGCAGCGTAATCTCCCTTCCCACGCTGCGGAGGAACGGCAACGGGCTCGCCACTGGCGGGCCCGTTTTTCGTTTGCACAAATCAATCCCACACCAGCGGCGCCGCGCTATAGTGAACTGATGGATTTGCACACCCAACGCCGCGAACCGCCGGCGGGTCGCCGATGACCCCCCCGGAAGCCCCCCGCCTACTCACCTTTGCCGACACGTTGGCCGACGCCGCACGCGCGGCAATCCTCCCGTATTTCCGCGCCGCGCATACGGTCGAAAGCAAAGGCGCGCTGTTCGATCCTGTCACCGACGCCGACAAGGCGGCGGAGCGCGCCATGCGCACGCTGATCGAGCGAGAGTTTCCTGACCACTCCGTTCTTGGCGAAGAATACGGCGGCGAACTCTCGAGAAGCGGCTACCAATGGATCCTCGATCCGATCGACGGCACCCGCGCCTTCATCTCAGGCCTGCCGCTCTGGGGCGTGTTGATCGGCCTCTATCACGACGGCCGCCCGCTGATCGGCGTGATGGATCAACCCTATCTCGACGAACGCTATCGCGGCTGGAACGACGGTGCGAATCTCACCGCGCAAGGCGTGACGCGCCCGCTGAAGACGCGCGCCTGCGCCGGTCTTGGTGATGCGATCCTCTCCACGACCGATCCGTATCTGTTCAAGGGCGACGAAGCAGACGCCTTCGCGCGTGTGCGCGCAGAAGCCAAGCTGACGCGCTACGGCTACGATTGCTATGCGTACGCCATGGTCGCGTCCGGCACGATGGATTGCGTTGTCGAGTCCGGCCTCAAACCCTTCGACATCGCCGCCCTCATCCCCATTCTCACCGGCGCCGGCGGCGGCGTGTGCGCATGGGATGGCGGCGACGCAAGTGCTGGCGGCCGTGCATTGGCGTATGGCGACGAGCGCATTCGCAACGCGGCGTTAGATCTGCTTGCGCGCTAATGCCGCGTATCCGTGGCGATCCAGTTGTCGATCCAGCTCACGCCACCGTCCGCGGAGTAGGATTGAACGAAACGCGCGGTGTTCGCGCTCACATCCGAAATCACGAACCGCACCAACACGACGCGACCGTCAACACTATCCTGCCCGTAAAACACGCCGCGTCCGTTCTCGAACCCGCCATAGACCGGCGACGTCAGCTGCCCATCGCGCATGCTGGCGAAGTTCAGGCTCCACTGCTGGGTCTGCGGATTGAACAACCGAAGCGAGACGCCCTCAATCCGCCGATCACCGTTGACGACATTAAGATCGACCAGATTTGCGCGTCCGTCCGCGAACGCATGCACGATCGAGGCGCCGCGAAATTCGGTCCACGCGCCGTCCTCAGAAAGTGGTGCGCGGACGCGGACGTGCGTATTCCACGCACCGATCTCCCAATCGAAATCGCGCGCGCCGTCGGACTGCGCTACCGCGTGCGGCGTCAGCACGCAAAGCCAGCCGAAGACGAGCAGCACGAAGAGTATTCGCGCGCTGGGATTGCGAAGCGCCATGTCGATCGTTCCATGCTAAACCTGCGTGCATCTGGCGCCGACGCGGCGCGCCGCACAACGCACCTCGGGGTAACCGCATGACTGCGCACCTGAAACAGCCCGGCGAACCGATCGCCGAAGATTGCCCGATGCGCGCAGCGATGAGCGCCATCGGCGGCAAGTGGTCGCTGATACTGCTCTACTGGCTCGACAAGGCGCCGCGCCGCTTCAACGAACTGCAGCGGCTCGTGCCGGATATC from Terricaulis silvestris carries:
- the hisN gene encoding histidinol-phosphatase yields the protein MTPPEAPRLLTFADTLADAARAAILPYFRAAHTVESKGALFDPVTDADKAAERAMRTLIEREFPDHSVLGEEYGGELSRSGYQWILDPIDGTRAFISGLPLWGVLIGLYHDGRPLIGVMDQPYLDERYRGWNDGANLTAQGVTRPLKTRACAGLGDAILSTTDPYLFKGDEADAFARVRAEAKLTRYGYDCYAYAMVASGTMDCVVESGLKPFDIAALIPILTGAGGGVCAWDGGDASAGGRALAYGDERIRNAALDLLAR